In a genomic window of bacterium:
- the cmk gene encoding (d)CMP kinase — translation MKQIVAIDGPSGSGKSTVAAMLATKLGYMHLDTGAMYRAVALAAALGNIPYDDAKGLDELCEQIRIEMRRNEGVVSVYLNGQDVTEKIRSPEMSLGSSAVSAVSEVRSHMVRLQREIGSSGGIVAEGRDMGSVVFPDTPAKFYLDASPEERARRRWLQLKEMGIDEAPEKVRREMDERDQNDTSREHSPLKKADDAIIVDTTGMSVDQVIEKLADKVKELEESGA, via the coding sequence ATGAAACAGATCGTGGCAATAGATGGTCCATCGGGTTCCGGCAAGAGCACAGTGGCCGCCATGCTGGCAACGAAGCTTGGTTACATGCATCTGGACACAGGTGCTATGTACAGGGCGGTGGCTCTGGCAGCTGCTCTTGGCAACATCCCCTACGACGATGCGAAGGGTCTGGATGAGCTGTGTGAGCAGATCCGGATCGAGATGCGTCGGAACGAAGGCGTCGTGTCGGTATACCTTAACGGGCAGGATGTCACGGAAAAGATCAGATCACCCGAGATGAGTCTCGGGTCATCCGCCGTCTCGGCGGTTTCGGAGGTCCGGTCTCATATGGTGAGGCTGCAGCGTGAAATTGGGAGTTCGGGTGGAATTGTGGCTGAGGGTCGGGATATGGGCAGTGTGGTCTTCCCTGACACTCCGGCAAAATTCTACCTGGACGCTTCACCTGAGGAGCGCGCAAGACGAAGATGGCTGCAGCTTAAAGAGATGGGAATTGACGAGGCACCGGAAAAGGTCCGAAGAGAGATGGATGAAAGGGATCAAAATGACACATCAAGGGAGCATTCGCCTCTTAAGAAAGCTGATGACGCCATCATTGTAGACACCACAGGAATGTCTGTCGACCAGGTTATCGAAAAACTTGCAGACAAGGTGAAGGAGCTGGAGGAATCCGGTGCATGA
- a CDS encoding acetyl-CoA carboxylase carboxyltransferase subunit alpha, with the protein MVNNLLEFEKPLAELERRIGELKHMDLDQPGVDLSDDISRLEKKLNKMRRDVYSDLSRWQKTQIARHPQRPYTLDYIESIMEDFVELHGDRTFADDKAIVGGVAWFNGRPVMVIGHQKGRNTKEKVERNFGMPNPEGYRKALRLMKLAERFNIPVITLVDTPGAFPGIGAEERGQAEAIARNLIEMADLTVPIITVVTGEGGSGGALALAVSNWVMMLENSIYSVISPEGCAAILWKNQDYAQDAAEAMKLTAQDSLKNGIIEEIIPEPLGGAHLEPATAAKSMGASIQVQLDRLSAMGPEELVTDRWAKFRKIGVFKDEPGG; encoded by the coding sequence ATGGTAAACAACCTGCTGGAATTTGAAAAGCCTCTGGCCGAACTGGAACGGCGTATCGGCGAACTGAAGCACATGGATCTGGACCAGCCCGGAGTGGACCTGTCTGACGATATCTCCAGGCTCGAAAAAAAGCTCAACAAAATGCGCCGTGATGTTTATTCAGACCTTAGCCGGTGGCAGAAAACCCAGATTGCCAGGCACCCCCAAAGGCCTTACACCCTGGATTACATAGAGTCCATCATGGAGGATTTTGTGGAACTCCACGGGGACAGGACTTTCGCTGACGACAAAGCCATTGTGGGGGGAGTGGCGTGGTTCAACGGGAGACCGGTCATGGTGATCGGGCATCAGAAGGGACGCAACACCAAGGAGAAGGTGGAGCGGAACTTCGGTATGCCCAATCCAGAGGGGTATCGCAAGGCTCTCAGGCTGATGAAGCTGGCTGAAAGGTTCAACATCCCTGTCATTACCCTGGTCGACACACCCGGTGCCTTCCCGGGGATCGGAGCCGAGGAGAGGGGACAGGCGGAGGCCATCGCGAGGAACCTTATAGAGATGGCTGACCTCACAGTTCCCATAATAACTGTCGTGACAGGGGAAGGGGGCAGTGGCGGAGCTTTGGCCCTTGCAGTCTCCAACTGGGTCATGATGCTGGAAAACAGTATCTATTCGGTGATCTCACCCGAGGGTTGTGCGGCTATTTTGTGGAAGAACCAGGATTACGCCCAGGACGCTGCGGAAGCGATGAAACTGACGGCCCAGGACAGCCTCAAGAACGGGATCATCGAAGAGATCATCCCCGAACCACTTGGCGGTGCCCATCTTGAACCGGCGACTGCGGCCAAATCTATGGGTGCCTCCATTCAGGTACAACTTGACAGGTTGTCTGCCATGGGGCCCGAAGAACTTGTCACCGACAGGTGGGCTAAATTCAGGAAAATAGGTGTCTTCAAGGATGAACCAGGTGGCTGA
- the aroF gene encoding 3-deoxy-7-phosphoheptulonate synthase codes for MIIVLKSGSTQSDIDYIKGKLHGKGLKVHVSQGEERTIIGAIGDERILREAALAAYPAVEAVLPILKPFKLASRDFHKEDTRVTVGDAIIGSDDVIVIAGPCSVETREGLLEVARSVKKSGAKLLRGGAFKPRSSPYAFQGLGEEGLKYLAEARDETGLKIVTELMDPRDAELVDKYADMIQIGARNMSNFNLLKEVGKMKKPVLLKRGLSSTVKEWLMSAEYILNEGNMEVILCERGVRTFETETRNTLDLSCVPLVQSMSHLPIIVDPSHAVGRADLVTPMSMAAVAAGTDGLLIEVHENPEEARCDGPQSLRLDDFASLMKSLRSLAKALGREL; via the coding sequence ATGATCATCGTACTGAAATCCGGTTCGACCCAATCAGACATTGATTACATCAAGGGAAAACTTCACGGCAAGGGTCTTAAGGTCCACGTCTCCCAGGGGGAGGAGAGGACTATCATAGGCGCTATCGGCGACGAACGTATTCTCAGGGAAGCTGCCCTGGCGGCCTACCCGGCAGTGGAAGCGGTTCTTCCCATTTTAAAGCCGTTTAAACTGGCAAGCCGCGATTTCCACAAGGAGGATACCCGCGTCACAGTGGGTGATGCGATTATCGGCAGCGACGACGTAATCGTCATTGCCGGTCCGTGCAGTGTGGAAACAAGGGAGGGTCTCCTTGAAGTGGCCAGGTCCGTGAAGAAATCCGGTGCCAAGCTGCTCCGGGGAGGAGCGTTCAAGCCCAGGTCCTCCCCTTACGCGTTCCAGGGGTTGGGTGAGGAAGGGCTCAAGTACCTTGCCGAGGCCCGGGATGAGACAGGCCTTAAGATCGTCACCGAGCTAATGGATCCCCGAGACGCGGAACTGGTGGATAAATACGCTGACATGATACAGATCGGTGCGCGAAATATGTCCAATTTCAACCTTCTCAAAGAGGTTGGTAAAATGAAAAAACCAGTCCTTCTCAAGAGGGGTTTGTCCTCTACGGTCAAGGAGTGGCTCATGTCTGCCGAATATATCCTTAACGAGGGAAATATGGAGGTCATCCTTTGTGAACGGGGTGTCAGGACCTTTGAGACCGAAACCCGAAACACCCTTGACCTTTCGTGCGTACCGCTGGTCCAGAGCATGAGCCATTTGCCGATTATTGTTGATCCCAGCCACGCTGTCGGGCGTGCCGACCTCGTGACCCCCATGTCCATGGCCGCTGTGGCCGCCGGTACTGACGGACTCCTTATAGAGGTCCACGAGAACCCCGAAGAAGCCAGGTGTGACGGGCCGCAGTCTCTCCGATTAGACGATTTCGCTTCTCTCATGAAGAGCCTCCGATCTCTGGCAAAGGCCCTCGGCAGGGAATTGTGA
- the hisC gene encoding histidinol-phosphate transaminase, with protein MTITYRPAYSSVEDLVPYSAGKPIEEVAREMGLTRIVKLASNENPMGMSPLAVEAMNRAAAGVNRYPDGAGWDLKGKLSEMLEVPRENIVLGNGSNEILELLAQLLLTEGDETLYAWPAFVVYRLATLAHGGKGIEVPLDRNLKHDLDAMADALTDRTRIVYIANPNNPTGTYVGRDELERLMDRVPENVPLVLDEAYFEFASHIEDFPDGMEYFRQGRPIVVVRTFSKAHGLAGLRVGYAVMPEPLADLLNRVRQPFNVNSMAQAAAIAALDDNDFVQRGLDHNRKELRRIQDAVESIGLTVTPSFTNFILIDLGGRSGQDVYEGLMKKGVIVRSMAPYGLPGTIRVTAGLTEENDMFLEALQEVIGEMRDSKLVIRNSQTADLPITSHDSQIAVIKR; from the coding sequence ATGACCATAACCTACCGACCCGCATATAGTTCAGTGGAGGATCTTGTTCCCTATAGCGCCGGAAAACCCATCGAGGAAGTTGCACGGGAGATGGGGCTTACCAGGATCGTGAAGCTGGCCTCAAACGAGAATCCCATGGGTATGTCACCCCTGGCTGTCGAAGCGATGAATCGGGCTGCTGCCGGTGTAAACAGGTACCCTGATGGCGCTGGCTGGGATCTGAAGGGAAAACTTTCTGAAATGCTGGAAGTACCTCGGGAGAATATCGTACTGGGGAACGGATCCAACGAGATCCTGGAACTCCTTGCGCAACTGCTTCTCACAGAAGGGGACGAGACACTTTATGCCTGGCCTGCTTTCGTAGTCTATAGGTTGGCTACTTTGGCTCACGGGGGAAAAGGGATCGAGGTGCCCCTGGACAGGAACCTCAAACACGATCTGGACGCCATGGCAGACGCTCTGACAGATCGGACCAGGATCGTTTATATAGCCAACCCCAACAACCCTACCGGGACCTATGTCGGGCGGGATGAGTTGGAACGGTTAATGGACAGGGTTCCGGAAAATGTCCCGTTGGTGCTCGATGAAGCTTATTTTGAGTTTGCCAGTCATATCGAAGATTTTCCAGACGGGATGGAGTACTTCAGACAGGGCAGGCCCATTGTAGTGGTAAGGACCTTTTCCAAGGCCCACGGACTGGCAGGTCTTCGTGTGGGCTACGCTGTAATGCCTGAACCCCTGGCGGACCTTCTGAACCGTGTTCGCCAGCCGTTTAATGTCAACAGTATGGCTCAGGCTGCGGCTATAGCCGCTCTTGATGATAATGATTTTGTTCAAAGAGGACTCGACCACAACCGGAAGGAATTGAGACGTATCCAGGACGCTGTGGAAAGTATTGGTCTTACGGTTACCCCGTCATTTACCAACTTTATCCTCATTGATCTGGGGGGACGGTCCGGTCAGGATGTTTATGAGGGGCTGATGAAGAAGGGCGTTATCGTAAGATCCATGGCGCCCTACGGGTTGCCGGGCACCATCCGGGTCACTGCCGGGCTTACCGAAGAGAACGATATGTTTCTGGAGGCGCTCCAAGAAGTAATAGGAGAAATGCGTGATTCGAAACTGGTAATTCGTAATTCGCAAACAGCAGATTTACCAATCACGAGTCACGATTCACAAATCGCGGTAATTAAGAGGTAA
- the aroA gene encoding 3-phosphoshikimate 1-carboxyvinyltransferase: protein MIKPGGSLHGDIIVPGDKSVTQRAYIFAAMAKGTSQIIAPLRAEDTDSTLNAVRALGPIIDDRVQEVSVTGGGTQSFTEPGDVINLGNSGTGARLMAGLLAACPFLSVLTGDESLRRRPMARVTEPLRLMGAVIDGRADGTLLPLAIRGGFLKGVNYTSPVASAQVKSSVLIAALGAHGKTIFTEPALSRDHTERMLTAMGVHISTQGGSLVVEGGQVPTAATIKVPGDISSAAYFFVAATVMDGSDIVVHNVGINPTRTGILQLLEAMGARISVVPYDGDGEPMADIRVQGNGTLKGVSIPEEWIPAIIDELPLAAVLAAAADGVTELRGASELRVKESDRITTTVQMLQRAGVKVEELSDGFRIHGPAAVTGYAHESHGDHRIAMSSTILSLLAKDESEILETGCVATSFPGFVKLMNDLLPGSVSVT, encoded by the coding sequence GTGATCAAACCAGGAGGATCTCTCCATGGTGATATTATTGTTCCGGGGGACAAGTCCGTTACCCAAAGGGCTTATATCTTTGCCGCCATGGCCAAAGGGACTTCCCAAATAATCGCGCCCCTTCGCGCAGAGGACACGGACAGCACCCTCAACGCCGTGAGAGCCCTGGGTCCAATTATAGACGACAGGGTTCAGGAGGTGTCCGTAACAGGGGGCGGAACACAATCCTTCACTGAGCCTGGTGATGTAATAAACCTTGGAAACAGCGGTACGGGTGCCCGTCTCATGGCAGGCCTTCTCGCGGCTTGTCCCTTTCTTTCTGTACTTACGGGTGACGAATCCCTGCGCCGGCGTCCCATGGCCCGGGTGACAGAACCACTTCGGCTCATGGGGGCTGTTATCGATGGACGTGCCGACGGTACCCTTCTTCCTCTTGCTATCAGGGGTGGGTTTCTGAAGGGTGTTAACTACACTAGCCCGGTCGCCAGCGCTCAAGTCAAATCAAGCGTGCTTATCGCTGCCCTGGGGGCCCATGGAAAAACCATATTTACGGAGCCGGCTTTGAGCAGGGACCACACGGAAAGAATGCTCACAGCCATGGGCGTTCATATTTCCACTCAAGGAGGGTCTCTCGTTGTGGAGGGAGGGCAGGTTCCCACAGCTGCCACCATAAAGGTCCCCGGTGATATATCTTCTGCCGCCTATTTCTTTGTCGCCGCCACCGTTATGGATGGGTCTGACATCGTTGTGCACAACGTGGGTATTAACCCGACGCGAACCGGGATACTGCAGCTGCTCGAAGCCATGGGTGCCCGGATCTCAGTCGTGCCTTATGATGGTGATGGAGAACCAATGGCTGACATACGGGTGCAGGGAAACGGTACCCTCAAGGGGGTGAGCATCCCTGAGGAATGGATCCCGGCGATCATTGACGAGCTTCCCCTGGCGGCTGTCCTGGCGGCCGCGGCCGACGGCGTGACAGAACTGCGTGGGGCCAGTGAACTGCGTGTTAAGGAATCGGACAGGATCACGACCACTGTTCAGATGCTCCAACGGGCCGGTGTTAAGGTTGAGGAGCTCAGTGACGGTTTCAGGATCCACGGTCCGGCCGCCGTAACCGGTTATGCTCACGAGAGCCACGGTGACCACCGTATTGCCATGAGTTCCACCATCTTGTCTCTTCTGGCAAAGGACGAGAGTGAGATCCTGGAAACAGGGTGTGTGGCAACCTCCTTCCCCGGTTTTGTTAAACTCATGAACGATCTTCTGCCCGGTTCGGTGAGTGTTACCTGA
- the dnaE gene encoding DNA polymerase III subunit alpha: protein MKHANFVHLHVHTSYSLLDGACRVSDLTRYAADLKFPALAITDHGAMFGAIDFYKSARAAGIKPIIGQEFYIAPESRFDRKLDEYGESAYHIVLLARNLEGYSNLVKLSSISYLEGFYRKPRIDKEVLSRYSDGLVALSACLKGEVAYLIRQGNYESARETVSWYKDLFGENYFLEVQHNGLADQDKANEGMLRLAKETGVGLVATNDIHYLRREDTRMHDVLLCIQTGKTVQDENRMRMDTDELYVKSAEEMEMYFKDYPDALSNTLAIAERCNLEIAIGETHLPRFPIPEGMTEESFLYTKVRAGFDKRMEIILDGTPEDQREEVLEKYQARLGTELEVITNMGFPGYFLIVWDFIQYAREQGIPVGPGRGSAAGSLVAYSLRITDIDPIRYGLLFERFLNPERISLPDIDVDFCMVRRDEVIRYVTNKYGEDKVAQIITFGTMAARGAIRDVGRALDMNYAEVDRIAKLVPEILGIKLNKAIEQEPQLKDAMKNDKKVADLLELAQKMEGLHRHASTHAAGVVISDLPLSSHVPLYRNIKDDSVLTQYAMKELENIGLVKFDFLGLRTLTLLSNAIKLVNRKRSDQGQEPFEMERLDLSDQKTYELLSTGDTDGVFQLESSGMKDLLVKMKPGCFEDLIALVALYRPGPLGSGMVTDFINRKQGRQQITYDTKELEKILSETYGVIVYQEQVMQVASELAGYSMGEADNLRRAMGKKMPEEMEKERVRFLEGCQRNSIPDKKAAGIFENLAFFAGYGFNKSHSAAYALIAYQTAYLKAHYPMEFMAALLTSEMDNSDKVTQHIGVCKEMGVNLQPPDITHSEIPFTVEEGGIRFGLGAVKNVGVSALEEILSKRSDGGTFKSVNEFCSRVDLRKVNRRVIESLIKSGAFDCCGDHRAQLLASLDQAMERGQKAQRDRDSGQITMFEGALASESEDSISQVEPWSEHQRLAFEKECLGFYITGHPLEKYRKELERYITADLGRLVEMSEGQEVKVAGMKQSMREISTRRGDRMAFLTLEDLHGSAEVIVFSDAFTKAGHILSSEGPFVVQGVIDSNGDKPKIKASDVELLEEYRQRVTSEILINLSTIGLSGDDLARLKDVLLQHKGDCAVRLKLTIPTKAESVIALSDIFKVGSSDEMVNDVERIFGTGTVTFV, encoded by the coding sequence ATGAAACACGCCAATTTCGTTCATCTCCATGTCCATACTTCCTACAGCCTCCTCGACGGGGCCTGCCGCGTTTCCGATTTGACCCGTTACGCCGCCGATCTCAAGTTTCCGGCCCTTGCTATTACCGACCATGGGGCAATGTTCGGTGCCATCGATTTCTACAAAAGCGCTCGCGCAGCCGGAATAAAGCCGATTATCGGCCAGGAGTTCTATATTGCTCCCGAAAGCCGGTTTGATCGGAAACTTGATGAGTACGGGGAATCGGCCTATCACATCGTCCTTCTTGCGCGAAACCTTGAAGGTTATTCCAACCTGGTAAAGCTGTCCTCTATCTCTTATCTCGAGGGTTTCTACCGGAAGCCGCGTATCGACAAGGAGGTTCTTTCCCGTTACTCCGATGGCCTGGTAGCCCTGTCCGCCTGCCTGAAGGGAGAAGTTGCCTATCTGATCAGACAGGGTAATTACGAAAGTGCCAGGGAAACCGTGTCCTGGTACAAAGACCTGTTCGGCGAGAATTACTTCCTGGAAGTTCAGCATAACGGTCTTGCAGATCAGGACAAGGCCAACGAAGGGATGCTCAGGCTGGCTAAAGAAACCGGTGTCGGACTGGTAGCGACCAACGATATTCACTACCTGCGTAGAGAGGACACAAGGATGCATGATGTCCTCCTTTGCATCCAGACTGGGAAAACGGTTCAAGACGAGAACCGGATGAGAATGGACACCGACGAGCTCTACGTCAAGTCGGCCGAAGAGATGGAGATGTATTTCAAGGACTACCCCGACGCCCTGTCCAATACCCTTGCCATCGCTGAGAGATGCAACCTTGAGATCGCTATCGGTGAAACACACCTTCCCCGTTTTCCCATACCTGAAGGGATGACGGAGGAGTCTTTCCTTTACACCAAGGTTCGTGCCGGATTCGACAAGCGAATGGAGATCATTCTGGATGGGACTCCGGAGGATCAAAGGGAGGAGGTGCTGGAGAAGTACCAGGCCAGGCTGGGCACCGAATTGGAGGTGATCACCAATATGGGGTTCCCGGGCTACTTCCTTATTGTATGGGACTTCATACAATATGCGAGGGAGCAGGGCATCCCCGTTGGCCCGGGGAGAGGTTCAGCAGCTGGTTCCCTCGTGGCCTATTCCCTGAGAATCACCGATATCGACCCTATCAGGTATGGACTTCTCTTTGAACGTTTCCTCAACCCTGAGAGAATCAGTCTTCCGGATATCGATGTGGATTTCTGCATGGTGAGACGGGACGAGGTCATCCGTTATGTGACGAATAAGTATGGTGAAGACAAAGTCGCCCAGATAATTACTTTCGGAACCATGGCCGCCAGGGGCGCCATCCGGGATGTTGGCAGGGCTCTTGATATGAATTATGCCGAGGTGGACAGGATCGCCAAGTTGGTCCCGGAAATTCTGGGTATCAAGTTGAATAAAGCCATCGAGCAGGAACCTCAGCTCAAAGATGCCATGAAAAACGACAAGAAGGTGGCCGATCTCCTTGAGTTGGCCCAGAAAATGGAGGGTCTCCATCGCCACGCATCTACCCATGCTGCGGGAGTGGTGATCAGTGACCTGCCCCTTTCCAGCCACGTTCCCCTTTACAGGAATATCAAGGACGACAGCGTTCTGACCCAATACGCCATGAAGGAACTGGAAAACATCGGGCTTGTGAAGTTTGATTTCCTGGGGCTCCGGACGCTGACCCTTTTGAGTAATGCCATAAAGCTTGTCAACAGGAAGAGGTCGGATCAGGGACAGGAACCTTTCGAGATGGAAAGGCTGGACCTTTCGGACCAGAAGACCTACGAACTTTTATCCACCGGGGATACGGATGGAGTTTTCCAACTGGAAAGTTCCGGGATGAAGGATCTTCTGGTCAAGATGAAACCGGGGTGCTTTGAGGATCTCATCGCCCTTGTGGCCCTCTACCGTCCGGGGCCCCTCGGGTCAGGGATGGTGACCGATTTTATCAACCGGAAGCAGGGTCGGCAGCAGATCACCTACGACACCAAGGAGTTGGAAAAGATCCTGTCGGAGACCTACGGTGTTATCGTCTATCAGGAGCAGGTTATGCAGGTGGCCAGCGAACTGGCCGGCTATAGCATGGGTGAGGCGGACAACCTTCGTCGTGCCATGGGCAAGAAGATGCCCGAGGAGATGGAAAAGGAAAGGGTTCGTTTCCTGGAGGGGTGCCAAAGAAACAGTATCCCGGACAAGAAGGCGGCAGGTATTTTTGAAAACCTCGCATTTTTTGCGGGATACGGGTTCAACAAGTCCCACAGTGCTGCCTACGCTCTCATCGCTTACCAGACAGCCTATCTGAAGGCACACTACCCAATGGAGTTCATGGCCGCCCTTCTCACCAGTGAGATGGATAATTCGGACAAGGTTACCCAGCACATCGGCGTTTGCAAGGAGATGGGTGTCAATTTACAGCCCCCCGACATAACGCACTCGGAGATCCCGTTCACCGTTGAAGAGGGCGGGATCCGTTTCGGGCTCGGTGCAGTGAAGAACGTGGGGGTTTCGGCCCTGGAAGAGATCCTGAGTAAGCGTAGTGATGGCGGGACCTTCAAGTCTGTAAACGAATTTTGCAGCAGGGTGGATCTGAGAAAAGTCAATCGAAGGGTCATAGAGAGTTTGATCAAATCGGGGGCCTTTGATTGCTGCGGGGATCACAGAGCCCAGCTGCTGGCTTCCCTGGACCAGGCCATGGAACGAGGACAAAAGGCTCAAAGGGATCGAGACAGCGGGCAGATAACCATGTTCGAGGGAGCCCTTGCATCCGAGAGTGAGGATTCCATATCCCAGGTTGAACCGTGGTCGGAGCACCAGCGGCTGGCTTTTGAGAAAGAGTGCCTGGGCTTTTATATTACCGGACATCCCCTTGAAAAGTATCGCAAAGAGCTTGAGAGGTACATTACCGCGGATCTGGGGCGCCTTGTGGAGATGTCTGAAGGACAAGAGGTCAAGGTCGCGGGAATGAAACAGAGCATGCGGGAAATAAGTACAAGGAGAGGGGACCGCATGGCTTTCCTGACTCTGGAGGACCTGCACGGCAGCGCCGAGGTGATCGTTTTTTCTGATGCCTTTACCAAGGCAGGCCATATCCTGTCTTCCGAAGGTCCCTTCGTTGTTCAGGGGGTTATCGATTCTAACGGAGACAAACCAAAGATCAAGGCCTCTGATGTGGAGCTGTTGGAAGAATACCGGCAGAGGGTTACAAGTGAGATCCTTATCAACCTGTCCACCATCGGGCTTTCCGGGGACGATCTCGCTAGACTGAAGGATGTTCTTTTGCAGCACAAGGGTGATTGTGCTGTCAGGTTAAAGCTTACGATCCCCACCAAGGCCGAATCTGTTATAGCCCTTTCAGACATATTCAAAGTGGGGTCTTCCGATGAGATGGTCAACGATGTGGAGAGGATATTCGGCACCGGGACGGTGACCTTTGTTTGA
- the pheA gene encoding prephenate dehydratase, with translation MNQVADQLRIAYLGPEATFTHQAARQTFGRGARYLAAETIGDVFSMVGQGYADMGVAPVENSNEGVVTSTLDLLVDSDQQIAGEIILPIRLMLMSREQSLNTVRTVYSHPHVWGQCRQWLGRNLSEAKLKDARSTAEAVTLSAEVAGTAAVGGELAAELYEVPILVENIGDWTENLTRFLIFSNRKSDLTGDDKTSIVLSIKDRVGALYEILKPFGDNDISLTKIESRPSKRKAWDYLFFVDLEGHRGEPKVKETLERVREFCEDMKILGSYPKGTVIGGDTQ, from the coding sequence ATGAACCAGGTGGCTGACCAGCTCAGGATAGCTTATCTGGGACCAGAGGCTACCTTCACCCATCAAGCTGCCCGCCAGACCTTCGGGCGCGGCGCCAGATACCTTGCTGCCGAGACCATAGGGGACGTTTTTAGCATGGTTGGGCAAGGGTACGCGGACATGGGGGTAGCGCCAGTTGAAAACTCCAATGAGGGTGTCGTTACCTCGACCCTTGACCTGCTGGTGGACTCCGATCAGCAGATTGCCGGGGAGATCATCCTTCCCATCAGGCTCATGCTCATGTCCAGGGAGCAAAGTCTCAATACCGTGCGGACGGTTTACTCCCATCCCCATGTTTGGGGGCAATGCCGGCAATGGCTGGGAAGGAACCTGAGCGAAGCTAAACTGAAGGACGCCAGGAGCACCGCGGAAGCGGTGACCCTGAGTGCTGAGGTTGCCGGAACGGCCGCGGTAGGCGGGGAGCTGGCCGCGGAGCTTTATGAAGTCCCGATCCTGGTTGAAAATATCGGTGACTGGACGGAGAACCTTACCCGGTTTCTTATCTTTTCCAACCGAAAATCCGACCTTACCGGAGATGACAAGACTTCCATCGTTCTGTCCATCAAGGACCGTGTCGGGGCTCTTTATGAGATCCTTAAACCTTTTGGCGACAACGATATTTCTCTCACCAAGATCGAATCGCGCCCGTCGAAGAGAAAAGCCTGGGATTACCTCTTTTTTGTCGATCTGGAAGGCCATAGGGGCGAACCGAAAGTGAAGGAGACCCTGGAGAGGGTAAGGGAGTTTTGTGAGGATATGAAAATATTGGGCAGTTATCCTAAAGGCACCGTGATTGGGGGGGACACACAATAA
- a CDS encoding prephenate dehydrogenase/arogenate dehydrogenase family protein, whose product MNRSTSPPPPFKRVYLLGTGLIGGSLALDLKASGLVETVVGSDSFPERSESALSIGILDEILPMVPEVVSCCDLVILAVPVINIREILSVGFERDTLVTDAGSVKSDAIRGYREAVAAGKGYRYVPGHPIAGDEKSGPEAARKGLFIGARVILTPVDASQEDVSDISAMWEGVGAKIKIMDPDEHDEVFAWVSHMPHMAAYAIIDSVLAQDPDMVDLSGGGLRDYTRIAASNPRMWADIAVANREKLLIATRGLGDSLNKIISALEEGDHDRLESVFQRIASVRRSLD is encoded by the coding sequence GTGAACCGTTCAACCTCCCCACCCCCCCCTTTCAAACGGGTGTATCTGCTGGGGACCGGTCTCATCGGCGGCTCCCTGGCACTGGACCTGAAGGCCAGTGGACTGGTTGAAACTGTTGTCGGATCCGATTCCTTTCCGGAGAGGTCCGAGTCAGCCTTGTCCATCGGCATTCTGGATGAAATTCTGCCCATGGTGCCGGAAGTCGTAAGTTGCTGCGACCTGGTTATCCTGGCAGTACCCGTAATCAACATCAGAGAGATTCTCAGCGTTGGATTTGAAAGGGACACCCTTGTCACCGATGCGGGAAGTGTGAAGAGTGATGCTATCCGTGGGTATCGCGAGGCAGTTGCCGCTGGCAAGGGCTATCGCTACGTCCCCGGGCACCCCATAGCGGGAGATGAAAAATCAGGACCTGAAGCCGCCAGGAAGGGACTTTTCATCGGGGCAAGGGTCATCCTTACCCCTGTAGATGCTTCCCAGGAGGATGTGTCCGATATCAGCGCCATGTGGGAAGGTGTTGGCGCAAAGATCAAGATCATGGATCCGGATGAGCACGATGAAGTGTTCGCCTGGGTCAGCCACATGCCTCACATGGCGGCCTATGCCATAATTGACAGTGTGTTGGCGCAAGATCCGGACATGGTGGACCTTTCCGGTGGAGGGCTGAGGGATTATACACGTATCGCTGCGAGCAACCCCCGCATGTGGGCGGACATCGCTGTGGCCAACCGGGAGAAGCTCCTCATCGCCACCAGGGGCCTGGGTGATTCGCTGAACAAGATCATTTCCGCACTTGAGGAGGGTGACCACGATCGTCTTGAGAGCGTTTTTCAAAGGATCGCGTCTGTCAGGAGGTCACTGGATTGA